The window TGAAAAATTGTGCTGCGATTACTTTAGGTACTGGAGTTGGCGGAGGAATAATTGTTAACGGTCAACTTTTAAACGGGGCGCACTTTCAAGCAGGTGAATTAAGTTTCTTGCAGCTTAATATGAAAGAACCAGGATTTGACGGATTTGCTGGTGGTTATGCTTCGGCTGTACAAATGATCAAGAATGTTAATAAAGCAATTGAGAATGATGATGAAACTGATGGGTTAGCTGCCTTTGATGCAATTAATAATGAAGATAAAAATGCGAAGAATATTTTTGATGAGTATTGTAAGAGAATTGCTGCTATTATCATTGATATTCAAGCAGTCGTTGATTTAGATGCAATTGCAATTGGTGGCGGTATTTCTGCTCAGCCAATTGTTGTTCAGGGAATTAATCAAGCTTATGATGAAGTTTTAGCAGCTAATAAAATAATTAGAGATACTTTTACTCGTCCAAAGATAGTTGAAGCTAAATTTAAGAATGGAGCTAATCTTTACGGTGCTCTGTATAATCTCTTTATCCGTGTAAATGGCGAAAAATTATAATGACATATGGTAAAAAAATCAAGCAACATGAAATTGTAGTTCCAACTGATCCATTGCCTGTTTGGTATTTTGTCTTTCATGATAATAATTCCGAAAAATATATTGCCCCACATTGGCATCGCGGAATTGAATTAAGTTATGTTGAAAATGGCAGAATAGATGATTTTTTGATCAATAAAAAGCATTATTCTTCAAAATCTGGAACAATTTTGGTAGTAAATACGCAAGAAATTCATAGTATTCATAATTTTAAAAATAAGGATTCTTTAGCTTTATCGATTATTTTTCCATATGATTATCTTATAAATTTATATCCAGATATTGCGCACCAGATTATTAAGATTAATGATCCAGCTAATTTTAGTAATGAGCAGAAACTAGCTTATTCTCATCTGCAAGGGTTGCTTGGTCAATTTATTAAAGTTAGTTTTTTAGAAGTTCCAACTAAACATTTAGAACAGCAGCGTTTAATTGATGAGATTTTATGCTTGCTTTTGACTAATTTTACTGAAGATAAAAAAGATCAAAAGCAGATTAGTGATCGCAAAGCTTATATCATCAATCGACTGCAATATATTACACAATATGTAAATAACCATTATCAAGAAGAGCTTAATCTAGCTCTTATTGCAAATAAATGTAATATTTCTAAAGAATATTTAGCACGTTTTTTTAAAAAAGAAATGGAACTCACAGTCGAAACATACATTAATAATGTTAGGGCTGAACATGCTTATAAGGAGTTGAAAAGTCGAAAAAAGAACCTTACGCAGATTGCCATTGACAATGGTTTTTCTAGCATTAGGACAATGAACCGCGCCTTTGACAAGCTATATGGCCAAAGTGCATCAAAAATGAAGAAAAATTTAGTGAAAGAGGTCAATTAAAGCCAATTAATGGTTAAGATTGACCTATTTTTTGTATTAATTTTTAGTTATTATGTAAGCGAATTCAATGAGAGAGGGAAATATGATGAAAGATCAAAATATTTTAGAGGCAGTTGAAAAAATGCGTACGGACTGGAAGAAAAATGATGATAAAAGAGATGGCGGATTGCCACATGATATTCCAGAAGTTACGCGCATAAACGACATTCAATATGGTGAAGATCCAAAGTGGAACTTATTAGACTTATATTTACCAAACAATGTTAAAGGGAAAATTCCTGTCATTATTAATATTCATGGCGGTGGTTGGGTTTATGGAACGAAAGAAACATATCAATTTTATGGTTTAGGGATGGCTAAGAGAGGATTTGCTTTTGTTAATCCAAACTATAAATTAGGTCCAGAAGTAAAGTTTCCTAAAGAGCTTGACCAAGTAAATGAATATATTCATTGGGTAGCAGACCATGCTGATGAATATAATCTTGATAAAAATAATGTTTTCTTAGTGGGAGATTCGGCTGGAGGCCAGATGGCAGAACAATATACTGCTATTTTAACTAATCCAGAATATCGTGAAAAATTTGGCTATAAATTAACGGATTTGAAATTTAGAGCAGTTGCTTTGAACTCTCCAGCTACATTCATGAAGGATCCAGGTATGATGATGGAAGCCACTTTAGCTTACTTTGATCCTGAAGTAATGAAAGATTCTAAGAATCAAGATTTAATTAATGTTGAAAAATATATCACTAAAGATTTTTTACCAACTTTTATTTCAACAGCTAATGAAGATTTTATCCATGACTGTGCTGTTAGATTAGATGGTTTCCTAAGAGCAAAGGGAGTAGAAGTAATTCAAAAATCCTGGGGAGATGAAAAACATCCCGAACCACATGTTTTTTTAATTAATCAAAAAGATGAATTAGCTAAAAAAGCTAATGACGAAGAAGCAGAATTTTTTAGAAAGCATATTGTTAAAGATTAAGTATAAGTAAAATGGGGTAAATAAGATGAAAGAAAAGAATCCGCAAGATCATTTGATCTTTAAAATATCACTGCTATCGATTTCGATTTTTTTGATGATGGCACCTGCCATTGCTCCAGCTTTACCGTTGATGTATCATGCGTTTCCAGGTGTGGATAGGGCCGGAGTAGAGATGTTATCAACAATTCCAAATATCGGAATTGTAATTGGATTATTAATTAGTCCATTTTTAATTAAATTAATAGGAGAAAAACCAACCATTCTTACTGGGTTGGTGATAACATTATTAGCTGGTACTTTTCCGATGTATGCGACTGCTTATACTCCAATTTTAATTTCAAGATTTTTAATTGGTGCAGGTATTGGCTTGTTTAATTCGCTTGCTGTCAGTTTAATTCCGCAGTTTTATAGCAGTAATGAAGAAAAATTAGCTACAATGGTTGGTTATCAAAATGTAATGGGAAGTTTGGGAGCTGCACTTGCGTCATTTTTAATTAGCTGGCTTTTAACCATCTCATGGCATGCAGCCTTTGCAATTTACTTCTTAGTAATTCCTGTTTTGATTTTATTCATTCTCTTTGTTCCACTTCCTTCATCAAAACAGACAAAGAATAATGTGGCAAAGAAAGCAAAAGAAAAGCAAACAATTAACGGTAAGGTTGTTTTAATTTCAATTTTAATGTTCTTTATTTTCTTGTTTTATATGCCAATGAGTTTTAAGATTCCTGCTTTAGTTGTTCAAGAAAAATTAGGAACAGTTAGCGAAGTTTCAGCTTTAACTGGGGTTTTAAACCTAGTAGGAATTCCAATTGGTGCTTCATTTGGCTTCTTCTTTAAAAAGTTACATGACAAGATCTTTCCACTGGGCTTTAGCTTAGTAGCAATCGGTTTCTTCTTAATTGCTTTAGCAAGTAACTTTATTATACTAAGTTTAGGATGCTTGATTTTAGGAATTGGTTTTGGGCTCGGCGTTCCATATATGTACAATTGGCTTGATTGGTCGGCTCCTGCTAATTCGATTAACTTAGCAACAACGATTGTCTTAGTTTTAGTCAATGTTGGTTGCGCAATTTCACCGATGATTATTAATGCAATTAGCTCAAGTGCTAGAACAGGATTATTAATATCCGCAATTTTCTTTACTTGCTTTTCTATTTATGCAGTTTGTCACTATCTAAGAGTTCATAAGAAACAGAGTATTACTGCTCAAAATTAAATATTTTGTTAATAAGCGCTGGAAATAAAATCTAGCGCTTTTTTCGTATATTAAGTTATAATTAAGCAAAAACTCACTTTTATTTGCGAGGGACTTATGAAAAAATTTTTTTACTTAATAATCGAGACGTTAATATTAGTAATTTCGATTATTTTCTTTACTAAACCAGCTTTAGCTGACGTAGATTACAATATTACGAATGTCGATGTTACTGCTCGCGTTAATCCTAATGGGTCGCTTACAATGGAAAGACGGATTACTTATGATTTTGACGATGATGCACATGGTGTTTTTTATCAGCAAAATCTGGCAGAGAATCAAGAATTAAAAAATCCGCAAGTTAGGATTGTTTCTGAGAAAAACTCGCAACCGGTTTTAGCAAATAATAATCATGAAAATAATACATATGAGTTAAGTCATAGCGATCATGGCTATCGTTTTAAAGTTTGGCATAATGTGAGTGATGGCGATAAATTTACGGTGATTTATACTTATGAAATTACCAATGCAATTATTAACTGGAAAGATACAGCTGAACTTAATTTTAAAATTATTGGCAATGGCTGGGATACAGATCTTGATAATGTACGTGCAGAAGTGATTTTTCCTGGACCGGTTAAAGATTTGAAAGCTTGGGCCCATGGAGATTTGTCTGGACAAATTTCAGTTAATCCTGAAAAAGGTAATATTATTATGACGGCTAGCGATGTTAGCGGAGATGAAGGAATCGAAGTTCATAGTATTTTTCCAAATGAAGTGACTAATCAAAATAAAAATATTAGAACACAAAATCATCGAAATTACGTTCTAGAGCAAGAAGCAAGACTTGCGCGTGAGGCTAATGAGCGTCGTCAAAGAAGTAAGATTCTGGGTTTAGGGGCTTTGATATTTTCGGGTTTGTTGTCCGTATTAGTTATAATTAGAAGTCTTACTTTAAAAAACTCAGGCGTTAAACCAGAAAAAGAAAAACAATTGCCAAGAATTTATGATATTCCTGCTGTTTCACCTGTGATTGCTGAAATTTTAGATATAGATGATAAACCAAGTTCTAAAGCTTTAACTGCTTACTTAATGGAATTAGCTGTTCAAAAGAAAATAAAGATTGATCCTGTTAAAGTAAGAAGAAAAACGTATTACGAAATTTCTTTGCTTGATAAAAATATATTAGATTCCAATTCTTTATTGAAGTATCTATTTGATAATGTTGGTGATGGTCAAAGTTTTACAACTTATAAGCTTAAAAAACACCGATCTTCTAAATTAGGTAAGATTTTTGCTAAATGGCAAAAAGAGAAAGTTCAAGAAGCAGATCAAGCTGGCTTTTTTGACAAAAAAATTGAGTCAAAAAAGAGCAATAATTTAATCTTGATGATTATCTTGCTTGTACTTAGTGGTATTGGAATAGTTGGAGCTTTCTTCTCAAGTGAAGGAACAGCAAGCTTATTTGTAGTAGCTATAATTTTATTAGGACTAGCGGTAATGCTTGCGATCTATAGCAATCAAAAATTGTCACCGTATACCGCTAAAGGAGCAGAAGAAACAAATAAAGTACGTGGCTTTAAGAAAATGCTTGATGAAATCGGTAATTTTAAGATGCGTGAAGTGGGAGAACTAGCTTTGTGGGAAGAAATTATGCCATATGCAGTTGCTTTAGGCGTCTCAAAGAAAGTATTAAGACAGCTAAAGCTAGAGTTTGCGGATGAAATTGACGATACTAATCTTATCTTCTGGGGAACTTTTTATAGCAATGGTAGAGATGGTTTTGCAAATAACTTTAATTCTAGTTTTGATTCAGGAGCTAACTTAAATTCATCTGTTTCTGGTGGTTCAGGTGGTTTTTCAGGTGGATCGTCTGGCGGCTTTGGTGGCGGCAGCGGTGGAGGAGCTTTTTGATTATGAGTAAAATAAAGATTAGAGAATATCAAAAAAGTGACTTCAATGATTTATGTGTAATTCACGATCAAGCAAGAAAACAAGAATTAGCGGCTGCTAACTTAAAGGCTGCTTTTAAGCCTTTGAAGATCGCGACAATTGAAGAGGATTTATTTTCATATAATATTTATGTGGCAGAGACGAAAGAAAAAGTTGTTGGTTTTGTCGCATTTAGTGATGATGAGCTTGCGTGGCTTTATGTAGATCCTAGTTTTCAAAAACAAGGGATTGGAAGTAAGTTAATTGAATTTTCGTTAACTAAAATGAAGCGACCAGCTTATTTAGAAGTATTAACGGGTAATCCTGCCAAAAATTTATATGTACATAAGGGATTTGAATTCTTAAAACATGAATCGGGAAAAATGCCAGGAAACGAGGCATTTCATGTTGAAGTAGATTTATTAGCTTATAAATAGGATAAAAAATGACAGTTTTAACTGATAAAATGTACTGGATTTTCGATCAAGAAGGATTTTAATTATGCAAAAATTACAATTAAACGTTTCTGTTAGTAAAGAAAATCTTCAAGGATTAAATCAAATTGTTCAATTAGATAATTATCGTGATTTAAATGATTATCTTGAAAAAATGCTAATTCAAATTTTTTCAGAACACTATACTAATTTGCCAAACCCTCACGCCAAATATTGGTTAAAAGGCAATAAACTTATTGAAGAATTAAATGGCAGTATTGTCGATCCAATACCGCCGTTTGCCTCAACTAAATTTATCTTAACTTTACATGATCCGCTTTTTAACAATGAATCAATTTTAATGTCAATCCAAGAAGCGTTTGGTACATTATCTTATTGGGATTTAAATCGAATTGTTGACTATTTATTAACTAACTTACTAAAAGATGGTAACGAAAAATTTGATATGCCTTTTAATAAAACCGCTAAACTAGCCTGTGGCGATCTTCATTCAGACATTGAATTGGCGTTAACATTTGCGCAAGCTGGTGACGATGATGACGAATAAAGCTAAAAAATTATCGACCCGTGTTTTAAAAAAATATGACATTATCTATTACCCTGCCAGACAACCTGGTGAGGATGTAAAAAATCGACCATTTTTTGGCTAGCTATCGTTTGAATTCATTAGCTGACTGTAATCCTTGCATTGGGGTTATGCTTGATAAAAAGCAATTGCAGGTCTACTTAATGTTTCAATATTACAAGAGTGATCAGCGTGAAGGAACGGCGAGCCAGTATAATAAACTGCTAGATGATATACCAGCTTGGAGTGCCGATTTAGATTTGTCTAATTGGTATCTTTGGGATAAAAATGAAATGGAATTTGCGGATCATTTAAGCTTAAGCGAGTATTTGAATGATCCGATTAAGAAAGAACAATTTAATAAAGAAGCTAATCAAAGTAGCTTTTTATTAGGAAAATTTACATTTCGTAATCATGACGAAGTTAAAAATATGGAGAAATTCATTCAAGAGGGAATTGAAGTCTTAATTCCTTTGTATGAAAAACTAAGTTAAGTAATAAAAAAGTTGGGGAAAATTTGCGAAAAAGACAAGAATATATTTGGTGTTTAATTGAACTTTCTAATGGTAATAAAGAATGGTATTGCTTGAGTAAGGTGTTAAGACGGGCACTTTTTATTGAAAAGAAACACAATAAATTTTGGAAACAAACTATGATTGGTAACTATATTACTGTTGCTAGAAGTAAGTACATTAAAGGGCGAGCTAGGTTAACAGTTGGTCGAATTGAAAAGATTAGAATTCATAAAAAAGGGGCTGCTGATTGGCACTGGAGCCGAAATCAATTTGTTACGGCAGAACATTTGCTTGATTTAAAGGATTCATATAATTACTTAAGACACGACTATTGTTGGTACAATCGTTTAGCAATCAAAGTGTCGTTAATCTATTGGCATAATAAACTAATTCAAATTAGATTGAATTCAAAACGCTATACTCTTAAAAAGAAACGTCTTAAGTTAGAAAGAATAGTGAAATGAACGAAAAACTTTTAATTAGTCAAGATCTTTCCTGCCTTGGTCAAGTTTCTCTAAGCGTTGCTCTTCCAATTTTGGGAGCGTGTGGCTATCAACCAGATGTATTGCCAACGGCAATTTTGTCTACGCATACTGGTGGTTTTGGTGATAATACTTTTTTAAGTCTAAATAGTGAAATGAATAAAATTATTGCTCACTGGCAGGAGCAGAATATTTATTTTGAAAACTTATATTTAGGTTATTTGGGCAAAGGTGCCATTGATTTTTGGTTGCAGCATATTTCTACTTTTAAGAATAGTAAAGTATTAT of the Lactobacillus isalae genome contains:
- a CDS encoding ROK family protein, which encodes MKKNYLSIDIGGTNVKYAELDNAGNILEQGKIKTSHNKEQFLKNIDQIVDKYVRKGVKGLAFCAPGKIAHTKIHFGGALPFLDGIDFAERYKKYGLPVAVINDGKASALAENWLGSLKDMKNCAAITLGTGVGGGIIVNGQLLNGAHFQAGELSFLQLNMKEPGFDGFAGGYASAVQMIKNVNKAIENDDETDGLAAFDAINNEDKNAKNIFDEYCKRIAAIIIDIQAVVDLDAIAIGGGISAQPIVVQGINQAYDEVLAANKIIRDTFTRPKIVEAKFKNGANLYGALYNLFIRVNGEKL
- a CDS encoding AraC family transcriptional regulator → MTYGKKIKQHEIVVPTDPLPVWYFVFHDNNSEKYIAPHWHRGIELSYVENGRIDDFLINKKHYSSKSGTILVVNTQEIHSIHNFKNKDSLALSIIFPYDYLINLYPDIAHQIIKINDPANFSNEQKLAYSHLQGLLGQFIKVSFLEVPTKHLEQQRLIDEILCLLLTNFTEDKKDQKQISDRKAYIINRLQYITQYVNNHYQEELNLALIANKCNISKEYLARFFKKEMELTVETYINNVRAEHAYKELKSRKKNLTQIAIDNGFSSIRTMNRAFDKLYGQSASKMKKNLVKEVN
- a CDS encoding alpha/beta hydrolase is translated as MKDQNILEAVEKMRTDWKKNDDKRDGGLPHDIPEVTRINDIQYGEDPKWNLLDLYLPNNVKGKIPVIINIHGGGWVYGTKETYQFYGLGMAKRGFAFVNPNYKLGPEVKFPKELDQVNEYIHWVADHADEYNLDKNNVFLVGDSAGGQMAEQYTAILTNPEYREKFGYKLTDLKFRAVALNSPATFMKDPGMMMEATLAYFDPEVMKDSKNQDLINVEKYITKDFLPTFISTANEDFIHDCAVRLDGFLRAKGVEVIQKSWGDEKHPEPHVFLINQKDELAKKANDEEAEFFRKHIVKD
- a CDS encoding MFS transporter — encoded protein: MKEKNPQDHLIFKISLLSISIFLMMAPAIAPALPLMYHAFPGVDRAGVEMLSTIPNIGIVIGLLISPFLIKLIGEKPTILTGLVITLLAGTFPMYATAYTPILISRFLIGAGIGLFNSLAVSLIPQFYSSNEEKLATMVGYQNVMGSLGAALASFLISWLLTISWHAAFAIYFLVIPVLILFILFVPLPSSKQTKNNVAKKAKEKQTINGKVVLISILMFFIFLFYMPMSFKIPALVVQEKLGTVSEVSALTGVLNLVGIPIGASFGFFFKKLHDKIFPLGFSLVAIGFFLIALASNFIILSLGCLILGIGFGLGVPYMYNWLDWSAPANSINLATTIVLVLVNVGCAISPMIINAISSSARTGLLISAIFFTCFSIYAVCHYLRVHKKQSITAQN
- a CDS encoding DUF2207 domain-containing protein; this translates as MKKFFYLIIETLILVISIIFFTKPALADVDYNITNVDVTARVNPNGSLTMERRITYDFDDDAHGVFYQQNLAENQELKNPQVRIVSEKNSQPVLANNNHENNTYELSHSDHGYRFKVWHNVSDGDKFTVIYTYEITNAIINWKDTAELNFKIIGNGWDTDLDNVRAEVIFPGPVKDLKAWAHGDLSGQISVNPEKGNIIMTASDVSGDEGIEVHSIFPNEVTNQNKNIRTQNHRNYVLEQEARLAREANERRQRSKILGLGALIFSGLLSVLVIIRSLTLKNSGVKPEKEKQLPRIYDIPAVSPVIAEILDIDDKPSSKALTAYLMELAVQKKIKIDPVKVRRKTYYEISLLDKNILDSNSLLKYLFDNVGDGQSFTTYKLKKHRSSKLGKIFAKWQKEKVQEADQAGFFDKKIESKKSNNLILMIILLVLSGIGIVGAFFSSEGTASLFVVAIILLGLAVMLAIYSNQKLSPYTAKGAEETNKVRGFKKMLDEIGNFKMREVGELALWEEIMPYAVALGVSKKVLRQLKLEFADEIDDTNLIFWGTFYSNGRDGFANNFNSSFDSGANLNSSVSGGSGGFSGGSSGGFGGGSGGGAF
- a CDS encoding GNAT family N-acetyltransferase; its protein translation is MSKIKIREYQKSDFNDLCVIHDQARKQELAAANLKAAFKPLKIATIEEDLFSYNIYVAETKEKVVGFVAFSDDELAWLYVDPSFQKQGIGSKLIEFSLTKMKRPAYLEVLTGNPAKNLYVHKGFEFLKHESGKMPGNEAFHVEVDLLAYK
- a CDS encoding DUF7679 family protein yields the protein MRKRQEYIWCLIELSNGNKEWYCLSKVLRRALFIEKKHNKFWKQTMIGNYITVARSKYIKGRARLTVGRIEKIRIHKKGAADWHWSRNQFVTAEHLLDLKDSYNYLRHDYCWYNRLAIKVSLIYWHNKLIQIRLNSKRYTLKKKRLKLERIVK